The Virgibacillus sp. SK37 region CCAATGGGTAATAAACGAATGGTATAGACTGTTTCATTTCTTGTGAAGGCAAATATTTTGGGCCCAAAACCAATCGCAAATTCTCTTGCCAGCATTCCTGCTCTTTTAGCGAAAATGAGATGGCCCCATTCATGGATAAAAACCAAAAGTCCAAACATGAAGATAAAAGCTATAACTGTATTCAAATAAAGCACCTTCCTTTATTCATAAATTGAATTGGATTGGAGATTTCTTTTTTAGTGAATAAAACCGATGAAGTGTAATATAGGTAAAACAAAAAGCATGCTGTCAAATCGATCCAATATTCCACCATGCCCTGGCAAAAGATTACCAGAATCCTTCACTCCATAATAACGTTTAAAAGCTGACTCAACCAAATCTCCAATTTGTCCAAATACAGAAGCCAATACCGTTACACCTATAATTGCAGGTACAGAGGGTGCGATTGGAGAGATTAACTGAAAAATGATACCTACTAAACATGCTAATAGTATACCACCTATAGCTCCTTCAACTGTTTTGTTAGGACTGATCTCAGGCCATAGCTTTCTTTTTCCGAGAGCTTTTCCAAAAAAATAAGCTCCTGTATCTGTTGCCCAGATAATCAGAAAAACATAAAGAATCATAGTCAATCCATTTAATTCACTATTCCTTGTTTCAATTAGGAAGAAAAACCCCATACCAACATAAATAGTTGAAAGTAGAATAAAGCCAGCATGGTCAAAATTAAACTTATTTTTAACTAATACTGTATATGCCAATAAAAACATTACAGCAAGCATAATAACCTCTGATTTTAGAAATCTCCCAAAAAGCAAATCAGCTTCTACTGGCATTAAAACAAGCCATAATAACGCGATTCCTAGAATTGAGGCTAATGAATACTTTGCAATCTTCCGCATTCGCATTAATTCAAATAAACCAATTGTTGCCATTACATAAACCAAAATAGTAAAAGGCAAATCACCAATTAATACAAATGGCAAAAAGATAAATAATGCGAGAACTGCGGTAATAATTCGTTGTTTCATATACCCATCACCTATAAACCTCCATAACGTCTCTTGCGTTGCTGATAATCCCGGAGTGCCTGTTGAAAAATTTCCTCATTAAAATCAGGCCATAGGACATCGGTGAACCAAAATTCCGTATAAGCCAGTTGCCACAACAAGAAATTACTTAAACGTTGTTCACCACTAGTACGGATTAACAAATCTGGATCGCAAAAGTCCTTTGTATATAAATAGTTGGAGAAACTACTTTCATCTAATTTATCGACATTAATTTTATTCGTATCGACATCTGACAAAATTTGTTTAATTGCCTGCATTATTTCATATCTACTACCATAGTTTAAAGCAAAGTTTAGGATTAATCCATTATTATCAGCAGTTTTATCTTTTGCGTATTGAACTGCTTCTTTTGTATGTTCAGGTAGTGCGTCAAAATCGCCAATTGTTTCGATTCGGACGTTTTTCTCCATAAGTTCCGGTAAGTAAATATGTAAGAATTCCTTTGGAAGCTTCATTAGGAATTCAACTTCCGGTTTAGGTCTTTTCCAATTCTCTGTTGAAAAAGCATACAAAGTGAGAATCTTGACATTAAATTTACAAGCTTCACGAACTATTTTAATAACAGAATTGACACCTTCTTTGTGACCTGCTATGCGAGGTAATGCACGTTTCTTTGCCCATCTGCCATTTCCGTCCATAATGATAGCAACATGATTTGGTATATTTTCCAAATCATTATGTGCAGAAGTTTCTTCTTGTTTATTTTTAAAAAAAGGAAGTTTCATTGACATAGTTTGTCCTCCGAATGCAGTTGATTTTCCGTATGTTTTCTTATAATTATAATCAATATGTAATAAAAAAAGATTATATTACAACTATAGTATTTTGGATGAATCAACATTATATCATTAAAACCATTATTTATTATAACGATTTTCGTTCTAAAAACAAAAGCCCCCTTAAACAAGAGGGCTACTACATGTTATTTTACATGGTTTATGTTTAAACTTCCAGAATTTCTTTTTCTTTTTCTTTAGCTAATTGGTCAACCTCTGCGATGAATTTATCGGTAAGTTTTTGAACATCATCCTGGGCATTTCGTAAGTCGTCCTCAGGTAAGTCACTTTCCTTCTTCAATTGATCGTTTGCATCACGGCGTACGTTTCTAATTTGCACACGTGACTCTTCAGCAAATTTACCAACAACTTTAACCAAATCTCTTCTTCTCTCTTCCGTTAGAGCTGGTATATTAATACGGATAACATTACCATCACTGGAAGGCGAGAGTCCTAAATCAGCTTTTTGAATTGCTTTCTCAACCTCTGAGATCGCTGATTTATCATATGGTGTGATGACTAGCAATCTTGCTTCCGGAGCTGATACAGAGGCAAGTTGATTTAATGGTGTGGATGCACCATAATAGTCGACATAAACACTATCCAGTAAACTCGGGTTTGCTCTTCCAGCACGTACCGTTGCCAAGTTCTTTGAAAAAGCCTGTACTGCTTGTTTCATTTTATCTTTTGTTTGGTTCATAATTGTATCCAAAATTATTTCCCCCTTATTGTTGTTCCGATCGTTTCTCCTTGAACAACCTTTTTAATGTTGCCCTCTTCCATTATAGAGAAAACGATTAACGGAATGTTATTATCCATACATAATGTAGAAGCTGTTGAATCCATTACACCTAATCCCTCATTCAACATTTCCATATAAGAAAGATTTTCATATTTTTCGGCATTTTCATTTGTTTTAGGGTCGTCTGTATAGACCCCATCCACATTGTTTTTAGCCATTAAGATTACTTCTGCTTCAATCTCTGCCGCACGCAAAGCTGCAGTTGTATCAGTAGAAAAGTAAGGGTTTCCCGTTCCTGCTGCAAAAATAACCACACGCTTTTTCTCCAGGTGACGAATTGCTTTTCTACGTATGTAAGGCTCAGCTACCTGGCGCATTTCAATGGATGTCTGAACGCGAGTAGGAATTCCAATTGTTTCTAAGCCGTCCTGTAATGCTAGTGAGTTCATAATTGTAGCAAGCATTCCCATATAATCAGCTGTTGCCCGATCCATCCCCATTTCGCTTCCTACTTTACCTCTCCAAATATTACCTCCACCGACAACAATTGCAATTTCCACGCCTAATTCTGCGACTTCTTTCACTTGGTTTGCAATTGAGTTAATAATTTCTGGTTCGATTCCGTAACCTTGTTTGCCACTTAAAGCTTCTCCGCTTAATTTCAGAACAATTCTACGGTAATGAGCTGTTGTCATAATAACCTCCATAGGAATAGAATAATTTTTTATGGTATTTTGTGGGCTCTTTATTGAAGTATATCTTTGTACAGGAAAAAGCAATAGTAACCCTTTATACATACATGTGGAGAAATAGGGAACAACATGTGCTCCCTATTTCATCTCATACTATTATTTTTTAATTTGACTCATTACTTCATCAGCAAAGTTCTCTTCACGTTTTTCCATGCCTTCTCCGACTTCATAACGAATAAATGTTTTAACGGCAGCGCCTTTATCAGCAACATACTTCTTAACCTTTTGATCTGGATCTTTAACAAAGCTCTGTTCAAGCAAGCAAATTTCTTCAAAGTATTTGCCAAGACGGCCTTCTACCATTTTCTCAACAATTTTCTCTGGTTTTCCTTCATTTAGTGCTTGAGTCTTTAATACTTCTCTTTCATGATTTACTTCTTCTTCAGAAACAGCATCACGAGAAACATAACGAGGGTTTACAGCAGCTACGTGCATTGCCACATCTTTAGCTACCTGGTCATCATTTGAGCCTTCTAACAATGTTAGTACGCCAATACGCCCACCCATGTGCAGGTATTCACCAAATACATCGTTATCCGTTTTATTTATTACAGTAAAACGACGCAATGAAATTTTTTCACCAATTTTAGCTACAGCTGAATTGATGTATGTTTC contains the following coding sequences:
- a CDS encoding phosphatidate cytidylyltransferase produces the protein MKQRIITAVLALFIFLPFVLIGDLPFTILVYVMATIGLFELMRMRKIAKYSLASILGIALLWLVLMPVEADLLFGRFLKSEVIMLAVMFLLAYTVLVKNKFNFDHAGFILLSTIYVGMGFFFLIETRNSELNGLTMILYVFLIIWATDTGAYFFGKALGKRKLWPEISPNKTVEGAIGGILLACLVGIIFQLISPIAPSVPAIIGVTVLASVFGQIGDLVESAFKRYYGVKDSGNLLPGHGGILDRFDSMLFVLPILHFIGFIH
- a CDS encoding isoprenyl transferase, coding for MSMKLPFFKNKQEETSAHNDLENIPNHVAIIMDGNGRWAKKRALPRIAGHKEGVNSVIKIVREACKFNVKILTLYAFSTENWKRPKPEVEFLMKLPKEFLHIYLPELMEKNVRIETIGDFDALPEHTKEAVQYAKDKTADNNGLILNFALNYGSRYEIMQAIKQILSDVDTNKINVDKLDESSFSNYLYTKDFCDPDLLIRTSGEQRLSNFLLWQLAYTEFWFTDVLWPDFNEEIFQQALRDYQQRKRRYGGL
- the frr gene encoding ribosome recycling factor; the protein is MNQTKDKMKQAVQAFSKNLATVRAGRANPSLLDSVYVDYYGASTPLNQLASVSAPEARLLVITPYDKSAISEVEKAIQKADLGLSPSSDGNVIRINIPALTEERRRDLVKVVGKFAEESRVQIRNVRRDANDQLKKESDLPEDDLRNAQDDVQKLTDKFIAEVDQLAKEKEKEILEV
- the pyrH gene encoding UMP kinase produces the protein MTTAHYRRIVLKLSGEALSGKQGYGIEPEIINSIANQVKEVAELGVEIAIVVGGGNIWRGKVGSEMGMDRATADYMGMLATIMNSLALQDGLETIGIPTRVQTSIEMRQVAEPYIRRKAIRHLEKKRVVIFAAGTGNPYFSTDTTAALRAAEIEAEVILMAKNNVDGVYTDDPKTNENAEKYENLSYMEMLNEGLGVMDSTASTLCMDNNIPLIVFSIMEEGNIKKVVQGETIGTTIRGK
- the tsf gene encoding translation elongation factor Ts; the encoded protein is MAITAKMVKELREKTGAGMMDCKKALQETDGNLDKAVDYLREKGIAKAAKKADRIAAEGSTYIAVDGNSAVLLEVNCETDFVTKNEQFKQLLSELGSHIVKHQPETVEEALQQKLHGEGETVETYINSAVAKIGEKISLRRFTVINKTDNDVFGEYLHMGGRIGVLTLLEGSNDDQVAKDVAMHVAAVNPRYVSRDAVSEEEVNHEREVLKTQALNEGKPEKIVEKMVEGRLGKYFEEICLLEQSFVKDPDQKVKKYVADKGAAVKTFIRYEVGEGMEKREENFADEVMSQIKK